One genomic window of Elaeis guineensis isolate ETL-2024a chromosome 2, EG11, whole genome shotgun sequence includes the following:
- the LOC105049888 gene encoding G-type lectin S-receptor-like serine/threonine-protein kinase At4g27290, whose translation MVLFGKMGWLPAALFSLFLIFSSHFSPSIVGDTLTPARSLTDGQELISVGKKIVLGFFSPIKTNNRYVGIWYKISPSTIVWVVNRRQPISERNGSLSITANGTLIITDHNSKTIWSSGSLGLANPVAQLLDDGNFIVKEANVSGSFAWQSFDYPSDTLLPGMKLGWNLTSGLNRNLTSWISPSDPAPGPYTMAVDLHGDPQMILWEGSDWLWRGGPWNGKIFSGIPDMLRYNIFILAFVMKNDEVFYMYNTTSTSFIVRVTVNYTGVVQRLVWIDDSQMWSIYMSEPKDQCEHMTQCGAYGICNMDDSPICSCLQGFKPRSPTNWNLRDEKDGCARMTELDCRSRTDGFVTIKEVKLPDTSRSTMDRSMGLDECRATCLRNCSCTAYASADVNGTGCIIWTTELTDIRVYSFGGQDLYVRLAAADLGPGSDHSHSRTIAGIVVGFVVGILLFVSVGICTWIKRRRAGAIPFAGHRNNKCKERKDWELPLFDLGTIIAATNNFSIKNKLGEGGFGPVYQGKLGEEQEIAVKRLSKTSAQGIDEFMNEVMLIAKLQHRNLVRLLGCCTQGEERMLVYEYMPNKSLDTFLFDKDKAALLDWQTRYNIIEGIAQGLLYLHRDSRLRIIHRDLKASNILLDEDMNPKISDFGLARIFRGDETTLNTQRVVGTYGYMSPEYAMDGVFSVKSDVFSFGVLVLEIISGKKNRGVSISEHEGNLLAHAWSLLMEGNGLKLVDGSISNSISMVVVLNCLKVGLLCVQEHPKDRPTMSSVVLMLGSKNASLPDPKHPGFFPTRASSEVESSKSKKELDSINKLSVTIVEGR comes from the exons ATGGTGCTGTTTGGGAAGATGGGCTGGCTACCTGCAGCTCTGTTCTCTCTCTTCTTAAtcttttcttctcatttctctccctCCATTGTAGGTGACACCCTAACCCCAGCTCGATCACTCACCGATGGCCAAGAGTTGATCTCAGTTGGGAAAAAAATTGTTTTAGGTTTTTTCAGCCCCATCAAAACTAATAATCGTTACGTCGGCATATGGTACAAGATCTCGCCTTCTACCATCGTGTGGGTTGTCAATCGCCGACAACCAATCTCCGAGCGCAATGGCAGCCTATCGATCACCGCCAATGGGACTCTCATCATCACCGACCATAATTCTAAAACCATCTGGTCCTCGGGCTCGTTGGGCCTCGCCAATCCAGTTGCGCAACTCTTAGACGACGGCAATTTCATCGTTAAAGAAGCTAATGTTTCCGGGAGCTTTGCATGGCAGAGCTTCGACTACCCTTCCGACACTCTGCTCCCCGGGATGAAATTGGGGTGGAACCTAACGAGTGGCCTCAATCGAAACCTCACATCATGGATCAGTCCTAGCGACCCAGCGCCAGGCCCCTACACCATGGCTGTGGATCTCCATGGCGACCCCCAGATGATTTTGTGGGAAGGCTCAGACTGGCTGTGGCGAGGCGGGCCATGGAACGGGAAAATCTTTAGTGGCATCCCGGATATGTTGCGCTATAATATCTTCATACTGGCCTTTGTCATGAAGAATGACGAGGTCTTCTACATGTACAACACCACCAGCACGTCGTTCATCGTAAGGGTTACCGTGAACTACACTGGTGTTGTCCAACGCCTTGTCTGGATTGATGACAGCCAAATGTGGAGCATCTACATGTCTGAGCCAAAGGACCAATGCGAGCATATGACACAGTGTGGGGCTTATGGGATCTGTAATATGGACGACTCACCAATATGTAGTTGCTTGCAGGGGTTTAAGCCTAGGTCGCCAACAAATTGGAACCTTAGAGATGAAAAAGATGGGTGTGCTAGGATGACGGAGCTGGACTGTCGGAGCAGGACTGATGGGTTTGTGACGATAAAGGAGGTAAAGCTGCCGGACACATCCAGGTCGACGATGGACAGGAGCATGGGACTGGATGAGTGTAGGGCTACTTGCTTGAGAAATTGTTCATGCACGGCCTATGCTAGTGCTGATGTGAATGGGACCGGCTGCATAATTTGGACAACGGAGCTCACTGATATTAGAGTGTATTCCTTTGGTGGACAGGATCTCTATGTCCGACTAGCAGCAGCTGATCTAG GTCCAGGATCAGATCACTCACATTCACGTACCATAGCTGGGATTGTGGTGGGCTTTGTTGTGGGGATTCTACTGTTTGTTTCGGTGGGTATTTGCACTTGGATAAAGAGGAGAAGAGCAG GTGCCATTCCCTTCGCTGGTCACCGCAACAACAAATGCAAGGAACGCAAGGACTGGGAGCTTCCTTTATTTGATTTGGGGACAATCATTGCAGCGACCAACAATTTCTCAATCAAAAACAAGCTTGGAGAAGGTGGCTTCGGCCCCGTGTACCAG GGAAAGCTTGGGGAGGAACAAGAAATAGCCGTGAAGAGGCTTTCAAAGACTTCAGCGCAGGGCATTGATGAATTCATGAATGAAGTGATGCTGATTGCCAAGCTTCAGCATCGAAATCTAGTTCGGCTTCTAGGTTGCTGCACTCAGGGAGAGGAAAGGATGCTGGTATATGAATACATGCCTAATAAAAGCTTGGACACCTTCCTATTTG ATAAAGATAAAGCTGCATTATTGGATTGGCAAACCCGCTACAACATTATTGAAGGAATTGCTCAGGGTCTTCTCTATCTACACCGAGACTCTAGACTTAGAATTATTCATAGGGATCTCAAAGCTAGCAACATTCTTCTTGATGAAGATATGAATCCTAAAATATCAGACTTTGGCTTGGCAAGAATATTTAGAGGGGATGAGACGACACTAAATACTCAAAGAGTTGTGGGGACATA TGGATACATGTCTCCTGAGTATGCCATGGATGGTGTCTTCTCAGTGAAATCTGATGTTTTTAGCTTTGGTGTCTTAGTACTTGAAATCATTAGTGGCAAGAAGAATAGAGGGGTTTCCATATCCGAGCATGAAGGAAACCTTCTAGCACAT gCATGGAGTTTATTGATGGAAGGTAATGGCTTGAAACTAGTAGATGGATCAATCAGTAATTCAATTTCCATGGTGGTAGTCTTGAACTGTTTAAAGGTTGGCTTATTGTGCGTTCAAGAACATCCAAAAGACAGACCGACAATGTCCTCTGTGGTACTGATGTTGGGCAGCAAAAATGCATCCTTGCCAGATCCAAAACATCCTGGCTTTTTTCCAACAAGAGCATCCTCTGAAGTCGAGTCATCAAAAAGCAAGAAAGAATTGGATAGTATAAATAAATTATCAGTTACAATAGTAGAAGGTCGTTGA